The following are encoded in a window of Methanococcus voltae genomic DNA:
- a CDS encoding Pycsar system effector family protein: MEQKLEKIFENVNRWLSFAEAKNAAIVAFDGVAIFGLLRLTPETFSENPLFKYVFGFVVLMLLISLFISLCSFIAKSENISETDNLLFYDHICKYNSETYLNAIFKKYNENQEPSEYEKELAQQIVINSKIAGEKYKKFNYSIFCIICSIMLLFAFLTYFYFNIGILLLIFLLFVILWFKNYLNK; the protein is encoded by the coding sequence ATGGAACAAAAACTTGAAAAGATTTTTGAAAACGTTAACAGGTGGCTTTCTTTTGCAGAAGCTAAAAATGCTGCAATTGTTGCATTTGACGGTGTTGCAATTTTTGGATTATTGCGATTAACCCCTGAAACGTTTTCAGAAAACCCTTTATTTAAGTATGTTTTCGGCTTTGTTGTATTAATGTTACTTATAAGCTTATTTATTTCGTTATGTTCATTTATTGCTAAGTCAGAAAATATTTCTGAAACAGATAATTTACTATTTTATGACCATATCTGCAAGTACAATTCTGAAACTTACTTAAATGCCATATTTAAAAAATATAACGAAAATCAAGAACCTTCTGAATATGAAAAAGAACTTGCTCAACAGATAGTTATAAATTCAAAAATAGCTGGGGAAAAGTATAAAAAATTTAATTACAGTATTTTCTGTATTATATGTAGTATCATGCTATTATTTGCATTTTTAACTTATTTTTACTTTAATATTGGTATTTTACTTTTAATTTTCTTACTATTCGTAATTTTATGGTTTAAAAATTATTTAAATAAATGA
- a CDS encoding adenylate/guanylate cyclase domain-containing protein: protein MESNNTYGYDVEKSAQNMDNILSNIDYDFQQCNEIPKESDLTYNNGFYVDVGSIFVDIRGSSKLTESHKCPTLSKLYRAYISEVVSLMNSYKSCKQINIVGDCVSGIFKGTSPKNTCEDIFHLSGQINSLINIFNYKLFKKNICEIKVGIGLDYGSTLMIKAGRKGTGVNDIVWMGDVVNISSKLCDNAYKEDKPRVLMTKKVYETLPWNEWPSCGKPHLYKIKSLENKEIYGRDYFNTWMNEYLENIKE, encoded by the coding sequence GTGGAAAGTAATAATACATATGGATATGACGTGGAAAAAAGCGCACAAAATATGGATAATATATTAAGTAATATTGACTATGATTTTCAACAATGCAATGAAATACCAAAAGAGTCTGATTTAACGTATAATAATGGATTTTACGTCGATGTTGGTTCAATATTTGTAGATATCAGAGGTTCTTCAAAATTAACTGAATCACATAAGTGCCCTACTCTTTCTAAACTATATCGTGCATATATTTCAGAAGTAGTTTCTTTAATGAATAGCTATAAAAGTTGTAAACAAATTAACATTGTAGGAGACTGTGTTTCAGGAATTTTTAAAGGTACTAGTCCAAAAAATACTTGTGAAGATATATTCCACTTATCCGGACAAATAAACTCTTTAATAAATATATTCAATTACAAATTATTTAAAAAAAATATTTGTGAGATTAAAGTTGGAATTGGTTTAGATTATGGTTCTACTTTAATGATAAAGGCAGGCCGTAAAGGGACTGGAGTAAACGATATAGTTTGGATGGGCGACGTAGTAAATATATCTTCTAAATTATGTGACAATGCATATAAAGAAGATAAACCTCGAGTATTAATGACAAAAAAAGTTTATGAAACCCTACCTTGGAACGAGTGGCCAAGCTGTGGAAAACCACACTTGTATAAAATTAAAAGTTTAGAAAATAAAGAAATTTATGGAAGAGATTATTTTAATACCTGGATGAACGAGTATTTAGAAAATATTAAAGAATAG
- a CDS encoding adenylate/guanylate cyclase domain-containing protein — MNILTKTDFNNLNEKFDEIINEPVEKIIVETTFPNLDTLNDSNTPYNIKCAILFIDIRDSTGLVNEVGTKKAVKIYRSFMKMAVKCVRCCGGNTRQFLGDRIMGVFLDDKESDENPISAVEKALNAAKSMNTVLDYSLNPKLSKNSKKFLTYGIGIGYGPALITKVGMKSKGKTREWGDVWIGNVTNYASKYADLAKQGEIFIGEKAYSKLNETIKSEYDFKEEKRYKNGKYYTGYITKNQYLDYCDELCDKFEYPVKNTKSRKKENDYDLLIELNKKNDEIYSLKKDIKNLEYKLSKKSDELNDYKLNLIKRRVELYK, encoded by the coding sequence ATGAATATCCTTACTAAAACAGACTTTAATAACTTAAACGAAAAATTTGATGAAATAATAAATGAACCTGTAGAAAAAATAATTGTTGAAACTACCTTTCCTAATTTGGATACTTTGAATGATTCAAATACTCCCTATAATATAAAATGTGCAATATTATTTATTGATATAAGGGATTCAACGGGTTTAGTAAACGAAGTTGGAACTAAGAAAGCAGTTAAAATATATCGTAGTTTTATGAAAATGGCGGTAAAATGTGTTAGATGTTGTGGTGGAAATACTCGACAATTTTTAGGAGACCGAATAATGGGCGTATTTTTAGATGATAAAGAGTCTGACGAAAATCCCATTTCTGCGGTTGAAAAAGCATTAAATGCTGCAAAATCTATGAATACAGTTTTAGATTATTCTTTAAATCCTAAGCTATCCAAAAACTCCAAAAAATTTTTAACTTATGGAATTGGAATAGGTTACGGTCCAGCATTAATAACAAAAGTTGGAATGAAATCTAAAGGTAAAACTCGAGAATGGGGCGACGTTTGGATTGGCAATGTAACAAATTATGCCAGCAAATACGCAGATTTAGCAAAACAAGGTGAAATATTTATTGGAGAAAAAGCATATTCTAAATTAAATGAAACTATCAAATCTGAATATGATTTTAAAGAAGAAAAAAGATATAAAAACGGTAAATACTACACTGGATATATTACTAAAAATCAATATTTGGACTATTGCGATGAATTATGTGATAAGTTTGAATATCCTGTAAAAAATACAAAAAGTCGTAAAAAAGAGAATGATTACGACTTATTAATTGAATTAAATAAAAAAAATGATGAAATATATTCTCTAAAAAAAGATATTAAAAATTTGGAGTATAAATTGTCAAAAAAATCTGATGAACTTAATGATTATAAATTAAATCTTATTAAACGTAGGGTGGAGCTTTATAAATAA
- a CDS encoding tetratricopeptide repeat protein, translating into MEEKLNDKHTLTKNEKKYQELLKESCVAIINSSFDEALNGIDEAINIFDNRYEAYYQKGLLYYKYSNFKEAEEYIEKANSLGCDDLEYYSLKSYIYYSSKDYTNALNYVNKYLNSSEDLESPETIPLYCIKSLIYSELKQYEEAIMYIKQAEVAFLRFEKEGPEQSKQKNDVMNMPFISYLKAVIYNIWGDIYLKKSKFKNALAKYNESIDPKYENSSAYLSIGNTYYIRASKKNDKKLFNKALSNYRKALDLKKSMDHAQNYSAICAGLGNVNMELGNTKEASKNYRLASESYTLPYTSDQQTNMLLEITEYYINNLKCSEEISNLIIEHSLKLAYATMKFKNKKLVNFKDVKKFVHYTTPPTIENLIPNEGISKGHNVINSYFRLYNAMYMNDPEEGILLIDALKQKYKKLFNSENDGYNPQATFIGSFLKEEDELFLWRTYGKDENEKEARGLNLVFNQDYFDQDNTSYLESSKIICDLIGKNNVDREDNVEKSELCSIIFNSQHIKYNLYHVTYVIDKDLKKYINPRNNKNNKTTKDKKLEDLADYLKNIQGPLSELKELCFPDNRITSDLKKEEIKIVSDMTLSILKDVSYLIKSKSYKEEQEMRVLVTLPIDDKEHIKFDPQDTYPQKMYINIEKSLNDENGKYDRYIKKVTLGPNLKDKNRWIAYLNRKGLKVKESTHKIQ; encoded by the coding sequence ATGGAAGAAAAGCTAAACGATAAACATACATTAACAAAAAATGAAAAAAAATATCAAGAGTTATTGAAGGAATCATGTGTAGCAATTATAAATTCTAGCTTTGATGAAGCTTTAAATGGAATAGACGAGGCAATTAATATTTTCGATAATCGCTATGAAGCTTATTATCAAAAGGGATTATTATATTATAAATATAGTAATTTTAAAGAAGCTGAAGAATATATCGAAAAAGCTAACTCATTAGGTTGTGATGATTTAGAATATTATTCCCTTAAATCATATATATATTATAGTTCTAAAGATTACACTAATGCACTTAACTATGTGAACAAATATTTGAATAGTTCAGAAGATCTAGAAAGTCCTGAAACTATACCCCTATATTGTATAAAAAGTCTAATTTATAGTGAATTAAAACAATATGAAGAAGCAATAATGTATATTAAACAAGCTGAAGTAGCATTTCTCAGATTTGAAAAAGAAGGTCCCGAGCAGAGTAAACAAAAAAATGATGTTATGAATATGCCTTTTATATCTTACTTAAAAGCTGTAATATATAATATATGGGGAGATATTTACTTAAAGAAAAGTAAGTTTAAGAATGCTTTAGCAAAATACAACGAATCAATAGACCCAAAGTACGAAAATAGTAGTGCTTATTTGAGTATAGGTAATACTTATTATATTAGAGCATCTAAAAAAAATGATAAAAAATTATTTAATAAAGCTTTATCCAATTACCGTAAAGCACTAGACTTAAAAAAATCCATGGATCATGCCCAAAATTATTCTGCAATATGTGCAGGGTTAGGTAACGTTAATATGGAACTTGGAAATACTAAAGAAGCCTCCAAAAATTATCGGCTTGCATCTGAAAGCTATACTTTACCATATACTAGCGATCAACAAACAAATATGTTGTTGGAAATAACTGAATATTATATAAATAACTTAAAATGTAGCGAAGAAATTAGTAATTTAATTATTGAACACTCCTTAAAGTTAGCATATGCGACAATGAAATTTAAAAATAAAAAACTTGTTAATTTTAAAGACGTTAAAAAATTTGTACACTACACCACACCACCTACAATTGAGAACCTAATCCCAAACGAGGGAATAAGCAAAGGACATAATGTAATAAATTCATATTTTAGACTTTATAATGCAATGTATATGAATGATCCTGAGGAAGGTATTCTTTTAATTGATGCGTTAAAACAAAAATATAAAAAATTATTTAATAGTGAAAATGACGGTTATAATCCTCAGGCAACTTTTATAGGTAGTTTCTTAAAAGAAGAAGATGAATTATTTTTGTGGAGGACTTATGGAAAAGATGAAAATGAAAAGGAAGCCCGAGGATTGAATTTAGTATTTAATCAGGATTATTTTGACCAAGATAATACTTCATATTTGGAATCTTCAAAAATAATTTGCGATTTAATAGGCAAAAACAATGTTGATAGAGAAGACAATGTTGAAAAATCTGAATTGTGCAGTATAATATTTAATTCACAACATATAAAATATAATTTATACCATGTTACATATGTTATAGATAAAGATCTTAAAAAATATATAAATCCCAGGAATAATAAGAATAATAAAACCACCAAAGATAAAAAACTTGAAGATTTAGCCGATTATTTAAAAAATATACAAGGACCATTATCAGAATTAAAAGAATTGTGTTTCCCAGATAATAGAATAACATCTGACTTAAAAAAGGAAGAAATAAAAATAGTATCTGATATGACATTATCAATACTAAAAGATGTTAGCTATCTTATAAAATCGAAGAGCTACAAAGAAGAACAAGAGATGAGAGTTTTAGTTACATTACCTATCGATGATAAGGAACATATTAAATTTGACCCTCAAGATACGTATCCTCAAAAAATGTATATAAATATTGAAAAAAGTCTTAATGATGAAAACGGAAAATACGATCGATATATTAAAAAAGTAACACTCGGACCAAATCTAAAAGACAAAAACAGATGGATAGCTTATTTAAATCGAAAAGGATTAAAAGTTAAAGAATCGACACATAAAATTCAATAA
- a CDS encoding AAA family ATPase produces the protein MESLRIKNLRCFEDTEEIQLNKLNIFLGTNSSGKSSILRTFPLMKQSIEKKTSEPILWYGDYVDFGNFENSLHDKDNEEISFEYGFDYYTITQNMNRMPYVRYSNKLRNPYIDKNLKVYFTITVNSNQITSMSIKINEFESLFILSKKDISLKEEFKRIRYSSKINPKLKSLEKWTINGKEVKFKEANSFIEFEGTEIFSAPELYHNVIQKMHNILSDTDMKDYIFESEILTKLLNYIRWDQLTNIDSSIKSFLKDSEIKLSDQNRIRLKKYITLYLTVQIINTICYIMKKEFTNLDYIYPLRANAQRYYRRSGISIDQIDPEGINVPLFLDKFDEKTSYAFENWTKKKFGIEFKIRPNNDYLSVMIKEGNNEINLIDSGFGYSQILPILLILWNAKNDKNKILNGRRSIKTIFAMEQPELHLHPAMQSKMLKTMVDLLKESKNSPHNIKFILETHSENIINSLSYMIKANYLDPEWVNIYIFEKEDSKSTPKKVEFTKDGMLNKRWPIGFFLPEWDYLC, from the coding sequence GTGGAATCATTACGGATTAAAAATTTAAGATGTTTTGAAGATACTGAAGAGATCCAGCTAAATAAATTAAATATATTTTTAGGAACCAACAGTTCTGGAAAAAGTAGTATCCTAAGAACATTTCCCTTGATGAAACAAAGTATTGAAAAAAAAACATCTGAACCTATTTTATGGTATGGCGATTACGTAGATTTTGGAAATTTTGAAAATAGTTTACATGATAAAGATAATGAAGAAATATCTTTTGAATACGGTTTTGACTATTATACTATTACGCAAAATATGAACAGAATGCCTTATGTACGTTATAGTAACAAATTAAGAAATCCATACATTGATAAAAATCTAAAGGTTTACTTTACAATTACGGTAAATTCTAATCAAATTACGAGTATGTCAATAAAAATCAATGAATTTGAATCACTTTTTATACTCTCTAAAAAAGATATATCATTAAAAGAAGAATTTAAGCGTATAAGGTATAGTTCAAAAATAAATCCAAAGTTAAAATCTCTTGAAAAATGGACGATTAATGGTAAAGAAGTAAAATTTAAAGAAGCCAACAGTTTTATTGAATTCGAAGGAACAGAAATCTTTTCGGCACCAGAATTATATCATAATGTTATTCAGAAGATGCACAATATACTGTCAGATACTGATATGAAAGATTATATCTTCGAAAGTGAAATATTAACAAAATTATTAAATTATATAAGATGGGATCAATTAACAAACATCGATTCGTCAATTAAGAGTTTTTTAAAAGACAGTGAAATAAAACTGTCTGATCAAAATAGAATTCGTTTGAAAAAATACATTACATTATATTTAACTGTTCAGATTATTAACACCATTTGTTATATCATGAAAAAAGAGTTTACAAATTTGGATTATATTTATCCTTTAAGAGCAAATGCTCAAAGATATTATCGAAGGTCTGGAATATCTATAGATCAAATTGATCCCGAAGGTATTAATGTACCACTATTCTTAGACAAGTTTGACGAAAAAACTTCATATGCTTTTGAAAATTGGACTAAAAAAAAGTTTGGAATTGAATTTAAGATAAGACCAAATAATGATTATCTATCGGTAATGATAAAAGAAGGCAATAACGAAATCAACCTAATAGATTCAGGGTTCGGATATTCTCAAATATTGCCAATATTATTAATACTATGGAATGCTAAAAATGATAAAAACAAAATTTTAAATGGTAGACGCTCTATAAAAACAATTTTTGCTATGGAACAGCCAGAATTACATTTACACCCTGCTATGCAATCAAAAATGCTAAAGACAATGGTGGATTTATTAAAAGAATCCAAAAATTCCCCTCACAATATAAAATTCATTTTAGAAACACATAGTGAAAATATTATAAATTCATTATCTTATATGATTAAAGCAAATTATTTAGATCCAGAATGGGTTAATATCTACATTTTTGAAAAAGAAGACTCAAAAAGTACTCCTAAAAAAGTTGAATTCACCAAAGATGGGATGTTAAATAAAAGGTGGCCAATTGGTTTCTTTTTACCGGAGTGGGATTACCTATGCTAA
- a CDS encoding CorA family divalent cation transporter: MNTDGKHNLKPKSKHIFMLPFKWNLTDKNGKSYGDYDKKLDIHKLTKILKNDSNWEFDDYKVDEPLKYNEFVYFYNNVRKAIFGKGVEDLSEENGNNDKNEEKLLEKYFEKEYPVIRYKNPNFKKENKVHYKIKTLNNCYKLDIDKIYLNIYNTGVGILSIHLTNNEYKDKEDIININDYGRRIYPQFLGEDGIKTPKNKFLADSISLTNWVIKPSSYENFEECKDIIESNNKNNNIQKNPIKLAQPIMDILSSSFKLIGNCNPETICIEPIIDDRMFAMCWYGNNDKIRYLGNSKNAKNSENKNLLNYNNNFNNNYNHEYNTHTDYNYESDEYWHRFMFIDSGESCTCQNEKLLTELNKKHTYNRWSNYGTLYGITRYSFALLTTEYCNDNKFLVDHFKTMYFEMVQLCLAQRASILKFSEDISQNSKNNINGKGLEGKGLSNYMNNVRSLYGQYINFINCMYFNEVSAQEQGIEMYDIMQDSMNIKQNLKDLDNELNELHQYVTLIESNKTSEKINLLAILGALFVIPSFFTGFFGMNLTMFTGSAVSDTTTSGASNALFNMDYTNIFFTMLYNTEFLTWIFNFIILPLVILSILWFIHHYCQISLKKLKKYTVLSIGILIITGITGIYFNFLNYVELYVGDNPILYLIVEIIYIILILIISLVLFNIPSIKSIINSLKSTFKNVNKKSICKKIRKLFNEN, encoded by the coding sequence ATGAATACTGATGGAAAACATAACCTAAAACCTAAAAGTAAACATATTTTTATGTTGCCATTTAAATGGAATTTAACGGATAAAAATGGGAAAAGTTATGGAGATTACGATAAAAAATTAGATATTCATAAATTAACAAAAATATTAAAAAACGATAGTAATTGGGAATTTGATGATTATAAAGTTGATGAACCTTTAAAATATAACGAATTTGTTTATTTTTATAATAATGTTAGAAAAGCAATTTTTGGAAAAGGTGTCGAAGATTTAAGCGAAGAAAATGGAAATAATGATAAAAATGAAGAAAAATTATTGGAAAAATATTTTGAAAAAGAATATCCTGTAATACGATATAAAAATCCCAATTTTAAAAAAGAAAATAAAGTACATTATAAGATAAAAACTTTAAATAACTGCTATAAATTAGATATCGACAAAATTTATTTAAATATATACAATACAGGCGTTGGAATACTGTCGATTCATTTAACAAATAACGAATATAAAGATAAAGAAGACATTATTAATATTAATGACTACGGTAGGAGAATATATCCTCAATTTTTGGGTGAAGATGGTATTAAAACTCCTAAAAATAAATTTTTAGCAGATAGTATAAGTTTAACTAATTGGGTAATTAAACCATCATCTTATGAAAATTTTGAAGAGTGCAAGGATATAATCGAATCAAATAATAAGAATAATAATATTCAAAAAAATCCTATAAAATTAGCCCAACCAATTATGGATATATTGAGTAGTAGTTTTAAGCTTATCGGAAACTGTAATCCTGAAACAATTTGTATTGAACCAATTATCGATGACCGTATGTTTGCCATGTGTTGGTATGGAAATAATGATAAAATAAGATATTTGGGAAATTCCAAAAATGCTAAAAACTCAGAAAATAAAAACTTATTGAATTATAATAATAACTTTAATAATAACTATAATCACGAATATAATACACATACCGATTATAATTATGAAAGTGACGAATATTGGCATAGGTTTATGTTTATAGATTCGGGTGAATCTTGCACTTGTCAAAACGAAAAATTACTTACAGAGCTAAATAAAAAACACACATATAACCGATGGTCTAACTACGGTACGTTATATGGAATTACAAGGTATTCTTTCGCATTGTTAACAACAGAATATTGTAACGATAATAAATTTTTAGTAGACCACTTTAAAACCATGTATTTTGAAATGGTTCAACTTTGTTTAGCCCAAAGAGCTTCGATATTGAAATTTTCAGAGGATATTTCTCAAAATTCAAAAAATAACATAAATGGAAAAGGATTGGAAGGTAAAGGACTCAGCAATTATATGAATAATGTTCGTTCTTTATATGGACAATATATAAACTTTATAAATTGCATGTATTTTAATGAAGTATCTGCACAAGAGCAAGGCATTGAAATGTATGACATTATGCAGGATAGTATGAATATAAAGCAAAATCTTAAGGATTTGGATAATGAATTAAATGAATTACATCAATATGTTACGCTGATAGAGTCCAATAAAACATCTGAAAAGATAAACCTTTTAGCTATATTGGGGGCGTTATTTGTTATACCTTCATTCTTTACGGGTTTCTTTGGAATGAATTTAACAATGTTTACAGGCAGTGCCGTATCGGATACGACTACTTCAGGCGCCTCAAATGCACTATTTAATATGGATTACACAAATATTTTCTTTACGATGCTATATAATACAGAATTCCTAACGTGGATATTTAATTTCATAATTTTGCCATTGGTGATATTAAGTATACTATGGTTTATCCACCACTATTGCCAAATATCACTTAAAAAATTAAAAAAATATACGGTACTTTCAATTGGGATATTAATAATAACAGGAATTACTGGGATATATTTTAACTTTTTAAATTATGTAGAATTATATGTCGGTGATAACCCCATATTATATTTAATTGTGGAAATAATATATATTATATTAATTTTGATAATTTCCCTCGTACTTTTTAATATACCAAGTATAAAATCAATCATAAACTCATTAAAGTCAACTTTCAAAAACGTTAATAAAAAAAGTATCTGTAAAAAAATTCGAAAATTATTTAATGAAAATTAA